From one Scophthalmus maximus strain ysfricsl-2021 chromosome 19, ASM2237912v1, whole genome shotgun sequence genomic stretch:
- the LOC118313972 gene encoding transmembrane protein 252-like, producing the protein MIGKKGGKAKQTQRVTRTTMNMMKQLWSLARIALPGVGFASACVGAYLVSLETEYTWRIVLAYIMIVVGLLLILIGVFWTICNSMKSKMYQRGGGEQHIHVYTVERPSSFPPSYEDSQGSRFSSDAAPEIVVVVDGVDVVMSPAPPLYSRDSSEAPDCTWSWEQPPRYSQVERIQQGRVDAEERREALSKH; encoded by the exons ATGATAG gaaaaaaaggaggaaaagccAAACAAACGCAACGAGTGACTCGAACGACCATGAATATGATGAAGCAGCTGTGGTCTCTGGCGCGCATTGCCCTGCCCGGTGTGGGATTTGCATCGGCGTGCGTCGGGGCCTACCTGGTGTCCCTGGAGACGGAATACACCTGGAGGATCGTCCTGGCCTATATCATGATCGTCGTCGGCTTACTGCTCATCCTCATTGGGGTCTTCTGGACGATCTGTAACAGCATGAAGAGTAAGATGtaccagagaggaggaggtgaacagcaCATCCATGTCTACACTGTTGAAAG ACCAAGCTCCTTTCCGCCCTCGTACGAGGACTCCCAGGGAAGCCGATTCTCCTCCGACGCGGCGCCCGAGATTGTGGTGGTGGTCGACGGCGTGGATGTCGTGATGAGTCCCGCTCCTCCACTGTACAGCCGGGACAGCTCCGAGGCCCCAGACTGCACGTGGAGCTGGGAGCAGCCTCCTCGATACAGCCAGGTCGAACGTATTCAGCAGGGGCGGGTGGACGCCGAAGAGCGGCGGGAGGCCTTATCCAAACACTGA